GAGAAAAAATCGTCAACCTCTGTCCCGGAGGCTGATCGTTTTTGGTGCCTTTTTGAGTCTGTTTTGTAAAGGCAGGGCCGTGCGGATGCCCTGCCGTTTAACAATAAGCGCCTTACTGCTTTCTGCGCCGCAAACCGGCCAGGCCAAGAAGCCCTGAGCCAAGAAGCCAGGCCGCTCCCGGAACGGGAACGGTAGACGTCTTCCCTACTACAGCATAGATGCCCAGGGAGGATACGGTGGCGCTCAAATAGGTGCCGTCATAGCTCATATCAATGAAATCATCGCTATATTCACTAAGTTCAGTCCACCCGCTTTCCGTGTAATACCAGAGGTTCCATTCCTTAACATCCTCGTCCCCGGCATACAGGGAAAGATAGACCTCGTCGTCATAGTTTTCCGCTGACAGACTCCAGATGGAATGAATATCTGCGTCGTCGTCGAGCCGGTCTGCAAGAAGCGAAATTAGTGTATCGTCGGTGACAACTTCTGCTGTAAATGAAATTTCCGTTGGCGTGTCACTTGCCACAAAGGCTGCACCAACGGAGGTGTCTGAGTTTTCATCAGTAATCAGGAGCCGCTGCCCCATGGACAGATCAAGGTTGGAAACCGTTGCACTGGTTTCACCTTCTGCTATAGATGCGATCGTCTGCTCGGAAGCTGTAAAGGTCTGTTCCTCTTCATCCCAGGTTCCGCCCAGCGCTTTGACGGTTCCGTCTCCTGAAATGCTGTTGTAAGAAATGGGGCTGTAATTACCGGCCTCGGTGCTCGCCCCTGCGGTAAGACGGATGGTTCCTTCGTTATCAATGGCTCCGCCATCAAGGGTGCTCTTGGTATTTTCGGTGCCGACATCAATGGTCAGATTTGAATCCTCATAGAGGTAAAGCTCCTTTGTGGTAACCATTCCCCCGTTGGCAATGGTCAAGTTACCTGAAGCCCTGTAATCTATATCCGTTCCATCGATAGTCCCGGTATATCCCCCCAAGTACAGAGATCCGGTGGTCCATGTTGATCCGAATCCGCCGACATATGCGACACCGTAGGTGTCATCATAAAACCCGATGAGTCCAATGCTCGATTCCAGGGTGCCGCCGTCTTCTATGCACAACTCACCGCTGCCGCCTGCTTCCGAAGCTAAAACGATCATATCGGCCGAGACGTATCCATCGTCGAGGATATCCAACTCTCCTCTTCCGGACGAACCCACTTCGATCTCTTCATTGTTGTTCCAGGTGCTCCCGGTACCAAAGACAGCGGCATAGCTGATACCATCCTCACCTCCGATGTTAGCGGTATTTGTTGTCAGCGTACCGCCGTTTGTGATGTTCAGATCGGCGTTTTCCATGTAAAGGTTGTCGCCGATGTTCAGCTCGGAATCTTCGCCGTCGACACTTACAGCACCATAGCTGTTGTTCTCACCGACGGACATGCCTTCGGATGTTGTGATGGATCCGCCGGTCGTAATGTAGAGTTTTCCATCTTCATAATCCCACCCCACAGTTGCACCGCTTAGGGACAATTGGTAAGCATTCGACACGGTCACACTGGTGTCGAGAACATAGAGGTGATTATCATCATCTATACGAACATCTCCGGATATACCGGCCTGCGCAACAGAAGCCACTGTAAAGCCAACCATAAAGAATGCCGATAGATCACGGCATATTTGAACGCTTAACGATTTGTTTATTTTCAACTTTAGTTCCTTTTCTATTTGTCTGGTTTCAGTCTTTTGAGATTGTTCTTTCAAAATTTTCCGCACTTACATTTAAAAAAACAAATCGATCTGTATGTCAGCATAAAATAGACCATAAAAAAGGAGGGGGTCGGCCCGGAAAGTGTAACCAGTATGATTTATACTGTTTTCATTTCGGGTTAAGAAAAAAACACACAAAAAGTATACATTTCAAAAGAATGAGGTTACATTTTGGTAAAAAGACAGCGTTGTCGTGCGTAAAAATTACCCACACGAACCAGTGAACAGTTTTTTTGCAAATAAATTAAAGAAACTCAGTACTAAAATCTAAAAATAATTTCGCAGTTTTAGTTCAAACGGATGGGGATTGAGATAGGTTTGATCCCTCAACCAGGGCTGGTCGTATTTTCTGACATAATGGTTGACCAGAGTCAAAGGCACCACCAAGGGGACATAGCCTTGTTTGTACTGGTCAAACAGGGACAACATCTCCTGCTTTTCATCCGCATTCAGATTCTTTTTAAAAAAGCCCAGGATATGCATGAGCACATTAATATTTTTTTTTATGGTGGTTTTCAGGTCAAGGGCCTTTAAGAGCAGGATCTCATATTGTTCAAACAGCGCCTGGGCACCCTCTTTTGCGATGATCTCTTTGCCCTTGGCCACAAGTTTTCCCAGTTCCCTGTAATGGGCCTGGCTGTGGGAGAGGATCAACAGCTTGTTTTGGGTGTGAAAGGCCACAAGGCCCCCTAAATTATTCTGTTCTTCAATTAACTTGCGCCACCGCCTGAGGGTGAAAATTTTTTCAATGAAATTTTCCCTTAACTGGGGATCATTGAGACGTCCTGCCTCTTCCACGGGGATTCGGGGAAAATGTTCGCAGAATGCTTTGGCAAACATGCCTGTTCCGGTTTTTCGAACTTTGCCGTCATCACCATAGACCCTGATGCGGTAAAGACCCGAGGACGGGGATTTGCTTTTAAATATAAATCCGCACAGGTTTTCCTTTTCAAGGGCGGCCAGTTTTCCTGGAATCCAGTCTTTCATCATTTGGGTTTTATCTTCCTTGGTATTCCGGGTTTCCAGGCGCGGGGCAGCCGGGTCTCCCACCAGGCGCACCGACTCTCTGGGAATGGGCATGCCGCACTCCACTTCGGGACAGACAGGTACATAATCAACAAAAAGGGAAAGAGTCTGGGTCAAATAGCGGTCATGGCTGTGATTCCCGTCATAGCCCACCTTTTCTCCTAAAAGACAGGTGGATGCCCCGATTTTGATTTTGGGTATATCGATTGGGGCATTGGCCGTATTTGATAGCTCAACATTCGTTTTTTGGATCATGTTCCCTCCCATGTGGGGTCTCAATAAATTGACAGAATCTTTTTGAGTATATAGATTTTAAAACGGATATCAAAGTACATATTTGAATTGAGGAGGTGTATGTCACATTCATCTGAATCACAACCGAGCCCATTGACTGACAAGCCTGTTCTGGTTACCGGCGCCACAGGCTATGTGGCAGGACGGCTTATTCCGCTGCTTCTGGAATCCGGCTGCAGGGTCAGGGCCATGGGACGGTCATTAGAAAAAATGGGGGCACGGCCCTGGGCCAGGCATCCAAAAGTTCAATTGATTAAAGGCGATATCCAGGACACGGCTTCCCTTGAACGGGCCGTTGAGGGCTGCGGCACCATTTATTATCTGGTGCACTCCATGATTTCCCAAAAAAAAGCATACCGGGATGCCGACCGTATTGGTGCGCAAAATATGGTCAGGGCCGCAGCGGCGCGACATGCAGAACATATCATCTATCTGGGAGGCCTGGGCGAGATGGACCATCCCAATATCAGCCGCCACCTGGTCTCCAGAAATGAGGTGGGCAATATTCTGATGAACGGAAATGTTCCTGCAACTGTGCTTCGGGCAGCCATGATTCTGGGATCCGGGTCTGCCAGTTTTGAAATACTGCGCTATCTTGCCGAGCGCCTGCCGGTCATGATTACCCCCCGCTGGGTACATATGCCCACTCAGCCCATTGCCATATCCAATGTTCTTGGCTACCTTTTGGGCTGTTTGAATACCCCGGAAGTCAGAAACCATGCCTTTGATATCGGCGGTCCTGATATTGTGTCATACAAGGATCTGTTTACAATATTTGCCCGGACAGCCGGGCTGCCGATTCCCATGATGATACCCGTGCCTGTGCTTACCCCAAAGCTGTCCGCGCTGTGGATTCATCTGGTGACGCCGGTGCCCTCTGCCATTGCGCTTCCCCTTACCCAAGGGTTGAGCCTTCCCACCATCTGTCAGGATGATCGGATTCAAGAGATTATTCCCCAGGAACTGATCTCCTGTGACCAGGCCATTAAACGGGCCCTGGACCGGATCAGCCAGGAACAGGTGGATACCTGCTGGGCGGATGCCGGCGAACTGAAATTTCCTGAGTGGGCCCATTGCGGAGATTCGGATTATTCCGGGGGTACCCTGCTCAAATGCGGGTACAAGGCCATAACTGCAGCAACACCCGAGGAAATATGGCCTTGTATCCAGGCCATCGGCGGAAAAACCGGATATTATGCCGCAGATTTGCTCTGGGAGATCCGGGGGGTGATGGATAGTCTTTCCGGCGGCGTGGGGCTTAACCGGGGCAGGCGTTCTGCCAAAGAACTTCGGATAGGCGATGCCCTGGATTTCTGGCGGGTGCTGGACTGTGATCCGCCGAAACGTCTGCTGCTCGTTGCTGAAATGAAAATGCCGGGCCAGGCTCTTTTAGAGATCACGTTGACCCAAATTTCAGAAAAGAAGTGCGAAATTACCCTCTTGTCCCGATTTCTACCCACAGGAATCTTTGGTATGGCTTATTGGTATGTGCTTTACCCCTTTCACCAATATGTATTTTCTTCAATGCTTAAAGGCATGGTGAAATCGGCAGGGGTTAAACTATCAACAAAACCCTGGCGGTTTACCCCTAAAATATCATGATACTTACCCCCAAGACTTGCGTGACACCTTCTGCTTTTTGCCGGGCTTGTGTGCGCCTGCTGTTTGTCCTGTTTCTTTTGGGCTGTTCCCCGAAAGAGAAGCAAACTTTTTCAGAAGATATCTGGGAAAAAGACGTATCCCAGACCCGGGAAGCAGACTTTTATGCCCCGCATAAAAAAGATGACCGATATTTTGCTCCCTGGATGAAAATGCCGGATAAAAGCTTTCTGGATGTCCTGGGCTGGAAGCTTTTTTCAAAAACCCATTATACCAAAGCGGAGAGGGACTTTCTGCCCAGCGTCCTGCCCCAAACCCCGGCGCGTATTCAAAAGACCCGTGGCGATTTTATCCTTTGGATCGGGCACAATACTTTTTTGATCCGGACAAAAGAACAGTATTGGCTCACAGATCCCATATTTTCAAAGCGCGCCTTACTCCCAAAGCGTAAAACACCGCCGGCCCTGACTCTGGCCGAAGTGAATACCCTGGTTAAGGCCCCCAATATCATCATCTCCCACAACCACTACGATCACCTGGATCGCAGGTCTATCAAGCGACTTCCCAAGGCATCCCGGGTCTTTGTGCCCAAAGGCCTGGCGGCTATGGTGAAAAATATGAACAAACCCCACACCCTTGAGATGGACTGGTGGGAAGAAAAAATTTTAAGCCCCGGCATAAAATTGGTCTGTCTTCCCACCCAGCATTGGTCCATGCGCATCAACCAGGGCCGGAACAAAAGTCTGTGGGCAGCATGGTTGTTGATTACACCTAGGACCACTTTTTATTTTGGCGGGGATACCGGCTATTTCAAAGGATTCAAAGAGACCGGGAAAAAATATCCGGGCATCGACTATGCCTTCATGGCCACCACCGCCTACCATCCTAGATGGTTCATGCACTACCAGCACATGAATATTGCCGAAGCCGTCAAAGGTTTCAGGGAATTAGGGGCAAAATATTTTATCCCCACCCAGTGGGGCACCTTTCACCTGGGCAGTGAACCTGCAGGCTTTCCCGGCCTTGAACTTCAACGGTTTATCCAGACCCGGAATCTGGACTCCTCCCGATTTAAAATTCTGAATATCGGTGAAATATTAACGATCGATTCATAGAGTTCACTCAAACGAACTTGGTATTTAACGGCTCAATTTAAGGTTTTCAACCGTTAGTTTGGCCGGGAAGAGTTCGTGTTGATTTCCTGACGATTTGTTGTCGTCATCCTTGTTTTAGGTATTGTTTCCTGGTACTATGAAATTAAATCATAAGGCCATGTTCCCTTTAATTAACCGGAACCGAATAAATGCCCGTTAATGACAAAAACGCTATAGCAAAATTTTAAATCTGCTTTGATAGACATAGAAATTTTCAAAGGGAAACTCCTTTAACCATCTACTTTTAATTGATTTTTAACATTTAAAGGGGACATGGCTCATTACAAAGGAGGGTGCTATGAAACAAAAGAGTATCTTTGGAACACAGGCAGATCGGGGTGGACGCAGAAAACTCAAAGACCGCCGTTATTTTCCTGCTGTTGCGCCCGGACCGGAGCGCAGAACCGGACTGAAACGGCGCAGCGGCACAGACCGGCGGCGAATTCACAGATAGACCGAGTCTTCACTGGTGGCTGTCTATTTGCCGATGGCGTGGAAATGAAGGTCTTGTCTTTTTTGCTAAAAGAGGTGGTACAATAAATCAACCATGGGTTGCCTTGCGTTTTAATGCAGGGCAGCCCAATATTAAATTTTTAAATTTAATAAAGGATATACAGACTTTCTTAAAAAAAATATTCTGGGGAGTGATGGATTTTATTTTCCAAGGTAGATAATCGCGCTCATTTTTCGTTGTTCCAGCAAAATTTTTTTTCATCATTACGTACCTGTTCAATAATTGATACATAGGCTGCAATCCCATGAAAATTGATTCTTATTTTCATGGGATTGTGCTTCGATCCCCTGATTACCCCGCACGCCAAGAGACGTCTCCAAAAGGGTGTTTTTATGAAAAAGAAAAGTTGTTTTGCTGTTATAGCAATATTAACGTTGCTGCTGGGCGTTCTCGGCGCTTTGAATGCCGGGGATTATGCCTTGGTGGGCAAAAGTCTGGATGACGAAAATTTTAAGGATGCGGTTACGGGGTGTAATACGGTCGCCGAATCGGATGGCGACCGGTGTTTTCTTATCGGTGCCCAGGGGCCTGCCGATGCCAGAGGGCAGGTCCTTGCATTTATAAAAGCCGCCCGGGCCGGGAACTTTTCAGGATTTGCCGTCTCTGTAATAAAGTCTGATGCATTGGCAAAGGTGGTGCGGCAGGAAGTTGATGTCCCGGTGATCTCCTTTGACTCTCCGTTTTCATCAAAAGATGATGATGTTTCAACGGCATATGTGGGTATTGACAACATCGCCTTTGGCAGGGATCTGGCCAGGGCCGCCAAACAGCTTCGTCCCGGCGGCGGCAAGGTTTTTCTTATGGGGGATTTGCACGATGCCAACATAGCCCTGCGTATTGCCGGTGTCCGCCGGGAGTTAAGCGGCCGGGATAATTTTACGGCAGAAAAGCGGCTTGACGGAGAGAATGGATGGTATGAGTTTAAACGGTCTCCATGGATCTCCGGAGACGAGCCTGAGCGCGCCATCGCCCAGGTCTCTCTCATGTTGAAACATATTAAACCGGATATATTTATCAGTGTGGGCCATTGGCCACTGGTCAATCCAGACGCCTATCGTGAGGCTGTGGCGCCCTTTGCGCGGGATATCAGGTCAGGACGCCATATCATGATTATCGGTGTCGGCAAGATCACCCCAAAAATCCAAAACCTCATGAATACCCGGTTGGTTCACGGGGTTGTCAGTATTGATTTTTTTAGAACCGGCAGGGAAGTCTATCGTTATCTCCAGGCCCTGTCCCGTAATGAAGCGGTTGCCCCCAGAACCGTTATTCCCAATATCGTAAAAATTTTAAAGTAGCCACGCCATGCGCAGACAATCCCTCTCCATACAGATGCTGATCTCCCTGGTTTTTTGGGCTACATTGATTCTGACACTGTCTGCCGTGTGCAATGCCTGGGTCTATCGAAATCGGTCCATTGAACGGCTCAAGCAGGAGGTTGCCCTGGAGGCACAACAGCTGGAAACGGCCATTGGTGAAGCCCTATGGCATTATAATATAAGGCAGATCAACAAGGTGCTTGATGGGGTGATGGACAACCGGATCATTACTGCAGTCGTTGTTTTTTCAGAAGAGGACAGGTTTTCCCGGCGACGGAATCCAGATTGGGTTCCGGAAAATGGCTTTCCGGATGAAGAGGAAAGGGGGGGGCGGACCATCTCTATAACCAGGTCGGTGACGTATATGGGGGAGAATCTTGGCCGGGTTACCCTGTGGGCCACGCACAAATTTTTGGACAGGGAGATTGTCCAGGCGGGTCTATACTTTGCCGGAACCATGGTGCTGGTGGATGTGATCCTGGTTCTGATTCTTTACTCCATGATTTCCAGGATGGTGATCACACCGCTGAAAAAACTTCAAGCTTACGCCCTGTCCGCCGGCCGGGGCGACTCTGATGTCCCGGAATCTCCCATGGCCTTTACAGGGGAAATGGAAGTGCTGCGCAACGCCATGGCCAGTATGCTGGAGGAATTGAGCCTGCGTTACGAGGATGTCCAAAAACAGGTGCGGCGGTTTAGGGACAGTGAGGAGCGATTTCGTATCCTGGTCAACACCATCCCCGATTATATCTGGCTTAAGGATTCGGATGGGGTGTTCCTCTCCTGCAATAAAATGTTTTGCGCCCTTGTAAACCTTTATCCGGACGAAATCATCGGCCGGACGGATTATGATTTCTGGTCGGAATCCCTGGCCGATTTTTTCAGGGAAAAAGACCGCAAGGTTATTGATGCCGGGCAGGCTTTGAACAACGAGGAACGGATGCCTGGGCAGGACGGGAAGGAGATCGTCCTGGATACCATTAAAGCCCCCGTATTTTATTCCGACGGCAAGCTGATGGGGGTTTTGGGCATTGCCAGGGATATCACCGCAAGGGTTCAGGCCGAGGAGGAAAAGGTCAAACTTCAAGAACAGCTGAATCAGGCCCAGAAGATTGAGTCTGTCGGTCGCCTTGCCGGGGGCGTGGCCCATGATTTCAACAATATGCTCTCGGTGATCCGGGGTAATGCCGACCTGGCCGAGGGTGAGGCCGGACTGCCGTCCCAGGTTAAAGAGTGTCTCCACGAGATTATCCAGGCCGCTGATCGATCGGCGGATTTGACCCGCCAGCTTTTGGCGTTTGCACGTAAAGAAGAGGTCTCTCCTCGTCTTATCAGCTTGAACAAAGCCCTGGACGGAATGCTGAAGATGCTTAAACGCCTCATCGGCGAAGATATTGCACTTGAATGGATTCCGGGAAAAGGGGTTTGGGCTGTAAAAATGGACCCCTCCCAACTGGATAATATTTTGGTTAACCTCTGTATTAACGCTAGAGATGCCATTAAAAATGACGGCAAGATCACGATAGAAACACGAAATATCAAGATTGATGAAAGCTTCTGTCAAACCCAT
This window of the uncultured Desulfobacter sp. genome carries:
- a CDS encoding VPLPA-CTERM sorting domain-containing protein; the protein is MKINKSLSVQICRDLSAFFMVGFTVASVAQAGISGDVRIDDDNHLYVLDTSVTVSNAYQLSLSGATVGWDYEDGKLYITTGGSITTSEGMSVGENNSYGAVSVDGEDSELNIGDNLYMENADLNITNGGTLTTNTANIGGEDGISYAAVFGTGSTWNNNEEIEVGSSGRGELDILDDGYVSADMIVLASEAGGSGELCIEDGGTLESSIGLIGFYDDTYGVAYVGGFGSTWTTGSLYLGGYTGTIDGTDIDYRASGNLTIANGGMVTTKELYLYEDSNLTIDVGTENTKSTLDGGAIDNEGTIRLTAGASTEAGNYSPISYNSISGDGTVKALGGTWDEEEQTFTASEQTIASIAEGETSATVSNLDLSMGQRLLITDENSDTSVGAAFVASDTPTEISFTAEVVTDDTLISLLADRLDDDADIHSIWSLSAENYDDEVYLSLYAGDEDVKEWNLWYYTESGWTELSEYSDDFIDMSYDGTYLSATVSSLGIYAVVGKTSTVPVPGAAWLLGSGLLGLAGLRRRKQ
- a CDS encoding DUF523 and DUF1722 domain-containing protein is translated as MIQKTNVELSNTANAPIDIPKIKIGASTCLLGEKVGYDGNHSHDRYLTQTLSLFVDYVPVCPEVECGMPIPRESVRLVGDPAAPRLETRNTKEDKTQMMKDWIPGKLAALEKENLCGFIFKSKSPSSGLYRIRVYGDDGKVRKTGTGMFAKAFCEHFPRIPVEEAGRLNDPQLRENFIEKIFTLRRWRKLIEEQNNLGGLVAFHTQNKLLILSHSQAHYRELGKLVAKGKEIIAKEGAQALFEQYEILLLKALDLKTTIKKNINVLMHILGFFKKNLNADEKQEMLSLFDQYKQGYVPLVVPLTLVNHYVRKYDQPWLRDQTYLNPHPFELKLRNYF
- a CDS encoding SDR family oxidoreductase, translating into MSHSSESQPSPLTDKPVLVTGATGYVAGRLIPLLLESGCRVRAMGRSLEKMGARPWARHPKVQLIKGDIQDTASLERAVEGCGTIYYLVHSMISQKKAYRDADRIGAQNMVRAAAARHAEHIIYLGGLGEMDHPNISRHLVSRNEVGNILMNGNVPATVLRAAMILGSGSASFEILRYLAERLPVMITPRWVHMPTQPIAISNVLGYLLGCLNTPEVRNHAFDIGGPDIVSYKDLFTIFARTAGLPIPMMIPVPVLTPKLSALWIHLVTPVPSAIALPLTQGLSLPTICQDDRIQEIIPQELISCDQAIKRALDRISQEQVDTCWADAGELKFPEWAHCGDSDYSGGTLLKCGYKAITAATPEEIWPCIQAIGGKTGYYAADLLWEIRGVMDSLSGGVGLNRGRRSAKELRIGDALDFWRVLDCDPPKRLLLVAEMKMPGQALLEITLTQISEKKCEITLLSRFLPTGIFGMAYWYVLYPFHQYVFSSMLKGMVKSAGVKLSTKPWRFTPKIS
- a CDS encoding MBL fold metallo-hydrolase → MTPSAFCRACVRLLFVLFLLGCSPKEKQTFSEDIWEKDVSQTREADFYAPHKKDDRYFAPWMKMPDKSFLDVLGWKLFSKTHYTKAERDFLPSVLPQTPARIQKTRGDFILWIGHNTFLIRTKEQYWLTDPIFSKRALLPKRKTPPALTLAEVNTLVKAPNIIISHNHYDHLDRRSIKRLPKASRVFVPKGLAAMVKNMNKPHTLEMDWWEEKILSPGIKLVCLPTQHWSMRINQGRNKSLWAAWLLITPRTTFYFGGDTGYFKGFKETGKKYPGIDYAFMATTAYHPRWFMHYQHMNIAEAVKGFRELGAKYFIPTQWGTFHLGSEPAGFPGLELQRFIQTRNLDSSRFKILNIGEILTIDS
- a CDS encoding substrate-binding domain-containing protein, which encodes MKKKSCFAVIAILTLLLGVLGALNAGDYALVGKSLDDENFKDAVTGCNTVAESDGDRCFLIGAQGPADARGQVLAFIKAARAGNFSGFAVSVIKSDALAKVVRQEVDVPVISFDSPFSSKDDDVSTAYVGIDNIAFGRDLARAAKQLRPGGGKVFLMGDLHDANIALRIAGVRRELSGRDNFTAEKRLDGENGWYEFKRSPWISGDEPERAIAQVSLMLKHIKPDIFISVGHWPLVNPDAYREAVAPFARDIRSGRHIMIIGVGKITPKIQNLMNTRLVHGVVSIDFFRTGREVYRYLQALSRNEAVAPRTVIPNIVKILK
- a CDS encoding ATP-binding protein — protein: MRRQSLSIQMLISLVFWATLILTLSAVCNAWVYRNRSIERLKQEVALEAQQLETAIGEALWHYNIRQINKVLDGVMDNRIITAVVVFSEEDRFSRRRNPDWVPENGFPDEEERGGRTISITRSVTYMGENLGRVTLWATHKFLDREIVQAGLYFAGTMVLVDVILVLILYSMISRMVITPLKKLQAYALSAGRGDSDVPESPMAFTGEMEVLRNAMASMLEELSLRYEDVQKQVRRFRDSEERFRILVNTIPDYIWLKDSDGVFLSCNKMFCALVNLYPDEIIGRTDYDFWSESLADFFREKDRKVIDAGQALNNEERMPGQDGKEIVLDTIKAPVFYSDGKLMGVLGIARDITARVQAEEEKVKLQEQLNQAQKIESVGRLAGGVAHDFNNMLSVIRGNADLAEGEAGLPSQVKECLHEIIQAADRSADLTRQLLAFARKEEVSPRLISLNKALDGMLKMLKRLIGEDIALEWIPGKGVWAVKMDPSQLDNILVNLCINARDAIKNDGKITIETRNIKIDESFCQTHPNARPGEFVVLAVTDNGEGIPKATLPNIFDPFFTTKVRDKGTGLGLSTVYGVTRQAGGFITVYSEPGLGAVFHIYLPRVQDSDTGGSKRENSNESHRGTETVLLVEDEVSILSMITNTLEKHGYTVVATESPVKAVELAAQFQGRIDLLLTDVIMPKINGKDLFSIIRKDRPDIRVIFMSGYTADVIHKSDIEQLHGRFLQKPFSNKDLLKTVREIFK